One genomic segment of Nitrospinaceae bacterium includes these proteins:
- a CDS encoding cyclic nucleotide-binding domain-containing protein gives MNNLQKDADRREGGLSSADMKEIISKLQRNYSFFSDLLEDEVTELLDMSKNVSFESDSIIFNEGDIADRFFLVLTGEIGITIGKKEVARVRRGQLFGEMALLEHIPRTATATALKKSALFSFPAEIISTVLPGLALKVVISIARQMSEKLRETNSHILIS, from the coding sequence ATGAACAACCTACAAAAAGATGCAGACCGGAGAGAGGGGGGCCTCAGCTCTGCAGATATGAAGGAAATTATTAGTAAACTTCAACGAAACTATTCTTTTTTTTCCGATTTGCTGGAAGACGAGGTTACTGAACTACTGGATATGAGCAAAAATGTTTCTTTTGAATCGGACAGCATTATCTTCAATGAAGGGGATATCGCGGACCGATTTTTTCTGGTGCTCACCGGCGAAATTGGTATCACAATTGGCAAAAAAGAGGTCGCGCGTGTGCGGAGAGGGCAGTTATTTGGAGAGATGGCGCTTCTTGAGCACATCCCCAGGACGGCGACCGCGACGGCATTGAAAAAATCTGCGCTATTCTCGTTTCCTGCCGAGATCATCAGCACTGTGCTTCCTGGGCTCGCCCTTAAGGTGGTAATTAGCATTGCGCGCCAGATGTCAGAAAAACTTCGGGAGACAAACTCTCACATATTAATATCCTGA